A single Suricata suricatta isolate VVHF042 chromosome 2, meerkat_22Aug2017_6uvM2_HiC, whole genome shotgun sequence DNA region contains:
- the COMTD1 gene encoding catechol O-methyltransferase domain-containing protein 1: MILPAPRLSVPAAVILGSAALGAAFATGLFLGRRYYPGGSRREKRLLPPEDSPLWQYLLSRSMREHPALRSLRLLTLEQPQGESMMTCEQAQLLANLARLIKAKKALDLGTFTGYSALALALALPPDGCVVTCEVNPEPPELGRPLWRQAEEEHKIDLRLKPALETLDELLAAGEAGTFDVAVVDADKENCAAYYERCLQLLRPGGVLAVLSVLWRGEVLQPQPRDTVAHCVRNLNERILRDARVHISLLPLGDGLTLAFKI, encoded by the exons ATGATCCTGCCCGCACCCCGGCTCTCTGTACCCGCGGCAGTGATCCTGGGCTCGGCCGCGTTGGGCGCCGCCTTCGCCACCGGCCTCTTCCTGG GGAGACGGTACTATCCGGGCGGATCCCGGCGAGAGAAACGCCTGCTACCCCCTGAAGACAGCCCCCTCTGGCAGTATCTGCTGAGCCGCTCCATGAGGGAGCACCCGGCGCTGCGGAGCCTGCGGCTG CTGACTCTGGAGCAGCCGCAGGGAGAGTCCATGATGACCTGTGAACAGGCCCAGCTTCTGGCCAACCTGGCACGACTCATCAAGGCAAAGAAGGCGCTGGACCTGG GTACTTTCACAGGCTACTCAGCCCTAGCGTTGGCCTTGGCGCTGCCCCCAGACGGTTGCGTAGTAACCTGCGAAGTGAACCCGGAGCCTCCGGAGCTGGGGCGGCCCCTGTGGAGGCAG GCTGAGGAGGAGCACAAGATCGACCTTCGGTTGAAGCCCGCCCTGGAGACCCTGG ACGAGCTCTTGGCCGCGGGCGAGGCCGGCACCTTCGACGTGGCGGTGGTGGACGCGGACAAGGAGAACTGCGCCGCCTACTATGAGCGGTGCCTGCAGCTGCTGCGCCCGGGAGGCGTCCTCGCTGTCCTCAGC GTCCTGTGGCGCGGAGAGGTTTTACAGCCTCAGCCGCGGGACACCGTGGCCCACTGCGTCCGAAACCTGAACGAGCGCATCCTGCGGGACGCCAGGGTCCACATCAGCCTCCTGCCTCTGGGTGACGGCCTCACCTTAGCCTTCAAGATCTAG